In Chromatiales bacterium, the genomic stretch CCGGGCCCATCACCATGTGCGTGAATTCGATCACCCGCACCCCTGCGAGGGGCAAACCCTGCGAACCTGTCATCGACTGCGCCTTTTCCGTGTTATGTCTGTTGCCGGCACCGGTTGGCACCGGCAATCGGGTGGTGGATTATCCACCACCCCGGCCCCATATAGAATAAACACCTGCAGTCACCAGGAATCCAGCATGTCCGGCACCAGCGATATCGACGTACTCGTCAGCGAGGTAGGCCCTCGCGACGGCCTGCAGAGCATCAAGTCCATTATGCCCACCCCCGCCAAGAAGGCCTGGATTGCAGCCGAGGCTGCGGCTGGCGTCCGCGAAATCGAGGTCTGCTCCTTCGTCCCCGCCAGGCTGATGCCGCAGATGGCCGACGCTGCCGAAGTCGTGGCCTATGCACGCACGATTCCCGGCCTGACGGTGCTGGCGCTGGTCCCCAACTTCAAGGGTGCCGAGAACGCGATCAATGCCGGTGCACACAAGATCGCACTGCCGCTCTCCGCCAGCGAAACACACAGCAAGGCCAACCTGCGCAGGAGCCATGCCGAGGTCATCGAGGACGTACGCCGGATCGCCGAACTGCTGCGCAGCCTGCCGGCTGAAAGTCGTCCCGGTTTCGAGGGCAATGTCGCCACTGCCTTCGGTTGCACGCTTGAGGGCGTGGTCCCGGAAACGAAGGTCGTCGAACTGGCCGTGGCGCTCATGGAGGCCGGCTGCGAAGAGATCGGCCTATCGGACACCACCGGTTACGCAAACCCGAAGCAGTTGCGTCGCCTGATCCGTCTCGTACGCGAGGCGGTGGGCCACGACAAGCTCTCCAGCGTGCATCTGCACAACACGCGGGGCCTGGGTCTGGCCAATGCACTGGCGGCGCTGGAGGAAGGCATCACGACGCTGGACAGCTCGCTCGGCGGACTTGGGGGCTGCCCGCACGCGCCAGGCGCCAGCGGCAATATCGTCACCGAGGACCTGGTCTTCATGCTCGATGCAATGGGCCTGCGTACCGGCATCGACATCCGCAAGTTGCTCGAAGTCCGGCAGATTCTGCGCGAGAGTCTGCCGGACGACGAGCTTTACGGTTTTACCCCGGACGCCGGATTGCCGAAGGGCTATGGTCCCGGTGGCTGGGGAATCGGCAAGCAGTTCAGTACTTGAAGCTCATGTCGAGCTGGAGACGGTCGTAGTCTTTCTCTGTACCGCGCTTCCCGCCCGTCTCGTTGATGAAGTAAGTCAGCCCCAGGTTCCATTTGTCGCTGAGCGCATAGACGCCCTGCAGACGATGACCCTTGTTGTCGGTCTTGCCGCCACCAAAGTCCGAGTCAGCCAGTCCGGCGAACACCGCATCCGGCTCGAGGTCCTGCCAGGTATAGCCTAGCTGCCAGGTCCCCTTGGCCTTCGCTGCACCGAGCTGTGCGCCGGCTGCCCAGCCCGTATCAAACTCGTCGGCATCGGTGTTTTTCACGTAGTCGGCGAAGACACTGGCCGGCAGACCGGCGAGCTTGAATCCCAGCTCGGCAAATCCCTCGATCTCCTCGTAGTCATACAGATAGCTGTTGGTGATCGAATCGTAGCTGTTGCCCAGGAAGTTGGTATCCGAGCCGTAGAACGTTCCCTTGCCCCTGGTATTGAAGTGGTAATACCCTGCGCCAGCGGTAAGTTTCACCTCATCGGCAATCGGGACAGCCGCACCCAGCTGGCCGCCCCAGGTGAAGGCCTTGTCGTTCTTGCTGTCGCTTTCCAGCCAGAAGCCAATCGCGTTGGCGAAGAACGGGCCACTGACATAGTTGAGTCCGAAACCTTCCGGATTCCAGTCACTGTCCCAGAGCAACGCGTGCTGGCCGGGCCGATACAGCGGGTTCTGGAACTTGCCACCGCTGACGGTCAACCCTTCCAGTGCAGCCCATTTGAAGTAGGCAAGGCTGAGCGCAAAGTTCTTGTTCGAGTTGCCGTCGCCCAGGGTCTGGTTGCCGGAGACCGGGTCATTGTCCTGGCTCGTCGTGAGGCCCAGACCGATCTCCAGGTTGTCCTGCGGCTTGGCAATCAGCGCCAGGCGCGCACGAATCCGCGCACGATTGCGTTCGTCACTGGCATTCTCGTCGTCTATGTTCTCGTAGCGCAGACGCAGGTCGCCCTTCAGGCTCAGCTTGTCAGCCCAGCTGGCCGGTGCCGGCGCGCTGGCGGCAGGCCTCGCCGCAACCTCCGCGACAGCCTGCTTCTGCTCTTCCACCGCCGTCTGCGTCTGTTGCGCGTTCTTCTCGAGTTCGGCAATGCGCTTCTCCTGCGCCTCCAGGCGCTGGAGGAGCTGCTGCACGACCTCATCGGAAACCGCAGCGAATGCGGTCGGTGAGTTCATCAGGAGGCCAACGGTCAGGGCCAGCAATACACGTCTCATGGGAATACCTCGTCTGTTCATAATCCGTTCCACATCGGCGGAAAAGGCGCTCGCCCGATCCACCCGATGCAGGAAGTCTGCCGCGCTTTTGTTGCGGGAATATGAAACGGGGAGCGGAAATGCGGTCCGGCCACGGTCCGGGTTTGTCGCGTCTCAGCCGAAACGGCCAGTCACATAGTCTTCAGTGAGCTTGTGCGACGGATTGGTGAATATCTTGTCGGTAGGGCCGACTTCCATGATGCGGCCCAGATGAAAATAGGCGGTACGGGTTGAAACGCGCGCCGCCTGCTGCATCGAGTGCGTAACGATTGCAATCGCATATTTCTCCGACAGCTCGTCGATCAGGTCTTCGATGCGCGCGGTCGCGATCGGATCGAGGGCAGAACAGGGCTCGTCCATCAGGATGACCTCGGGATTGACGGCGATGGTGCGTGCGATACACAGCCGCTGCTGCTGCCCACCCGACAGACCGGTACCCGGATCGTCGAGCCTGTCCTTTACCTCATCGACGAGTCCCGCGCGTTCGAGACTGCCATAGACGATGTCGTCGAGTTCCGCGCGATTTGCAGCAAGACCGTGGATACGCGCGCCATAGGCAACATTCTCGTAAATCGACTTCGGAAAGGGATTCGGCTTCTGGAAAACCATGCCGACACGCGCGCGAAGCATCACCACGTCGGTACCCTTGGCATACATGTCCTGGCCGTCGAGCCGGAAGTCACCGCTGACACGGGCTGACTCGATGGTGTCATTCATCCGGTTCAGGCAACGGAGAAAGGTGGATTTCCCGCAACCGGAAGGACCGATCAGCGCGATGACCTCGTTGCGCCCGATATCAAGACTCACATTGATCAGCGCATGCGTATCGCCGTAGTAGACGTTTCCGCCACGGACGCAGATCACCGCGTTCCGCGCGGTGACGTCGCCCACTGTATCGGGAGCGATGCGTTCGGCCTCGACAGGCTGCACCACTGCAGGTGCCGTGTCCGCCGGCGGCACAATGACATCCTCGGGTTTGTCCATTGCGAGCATTATCTGCAATCTTCCCTGTGTGAAGCTACCAGCGCCGCTCGAACCGGCTGCGCAGCCATACCGCGGTGGCATTCATCACCAGCAGAAACGCGAGCAGCACCATGATCGCAGCCGAAGTCCGTTCCACGAAGGCGCGCTCCGGACTGTCCGCCCATAAATAGATCTGCACCGGCAGCGCCGTCGACGGACTCATCGGCCCGCTCGGTACATCGACGATGAAGGCAACCATGCCGATCATGAGCAGCGGCGCCGACTCGCCCAGCGCGCGCGCCATGCCGATGATTGCGCCCGTGAGCATGCCCGGCATTGCCAGCGGCAGCACATGGTGGAACACCATCTGCATCTGTGATGCGCCGATCCCGAGCGCAGCCTCGCGCACCGAGGGCGGCACCGCCTTGATGGCCGCCCTTGAGGCGATGATCACCACCGGCAACGTCATCAAGGTCAGCACGAGACCGCCGACCAGCGGCGCCGACCGTGGCAGCCCGAAAAAATTGATGAAAACCGCAAGACCCAGCAGCCCGAACACGAT encodes the following:
- a CDS encoding phosphate ABC transporter ATP-binding protein, giving the protein MDKPEDVIVPPADTAPAVVQPVEAERIAPDTVGDVTARNAVICVRGGNVYYGDTHALINVSLDIGRNEVIALIGPSGCGKSTFLRCLNRMNDTIESARVSGDFRLDGQDMYAKGTDVVMLRARVGMVFQKPNPFPKSIYENVAYGARIHGLAANRAELDDIVYGSLERAGLVDEVKDRLDDPGTGLSGGQQQRLCIARTIAVNPEVILMDEPCSALDPIATARIEDLIDELSEKYAIAIVTHSMQQAARVSTRTAYFHLGRIMEVGPTDKIFTNPSHKLTEDYVTGRFG
- a CDS encoding putative porin, translated to MRRVLLALTVGLLMNSPTAFAAVSDEVVQQLLQRLEAQEKRIAELEKNAQQTQTAVEEQKQAVAEVAARPAASAPAPASWADKLSLKGDLRLRYENIDDENASDERNRARIRARLALIAKPQDNLEIGLGLTTSQDNDPVSGNQTLGDGNSNKNFALSLAYFKWAALEGLTVSGGKFQNPLYRPGQHALLWDSDWNPEGFGLNYVSGPFFANAIGFWLESDSKNDKAFTWGGQLGAAVPIADEVKLTAGAGYYHFNTRGKGTFYGSDTNFLGNSYDSITNSYLYDYEEIEGFAELGFKLAGLPASVFADYVKNTDADEFDTGWAAGAQLGAAKAKGTWQLGYTWQDLEPDAVFAGLADSDFGGGKTDNKGHRLQGVYALSDKWNLGLTYFINETGGKRGTEKDYDRLQLDMSFKY
- a CDS encoding hydroxymethylglutaryl-CoA lyase, which translates into the protein MSGTSDIDVLVSEVGPRDGLQSIKSIMPTPAKKAWIAAEAAAGVREIEVCSFVPARLMPQMADAAEVVAYARTIPGLTVLALVPNFKGAENAINAGAHKIALPLSASETHSKANLRRSHAEVIEDVRRIAELLRSLPAESRPGFEGNVATAFGCTLEGVVPETKVVELAVALMEAGCEEIGLSDTTGYANPKQLRRLIRLVREAVGHDKLSSVHLHNTRGLGLANALAALEEGITTLDSSLGGLGGCPHAPGASGNIVTEDLVFMLDAMGLRTGIDIRKLLEVRQILRESLPDDELYGFTPDAGLPKGYGPGGWGIGKQFST